In Anopheles gambiae chromosome 2, idAnoGambNW_F1_1, whole genome shotgun sequence, a single window of DNA contains:
- the LOC1269864 gene encoding ribonuclease P protein subunit p25-like protein — MMHYKKGKNVEEELSQEQIPIEVLPANFLWMHVKGGSEVKNLVDYAKKALEEGTHRSVVWSGSDGGVGKTISCAEIMKRHFELHQVTRICYRKVEEFWDPQQEGLEQIVAKRNIPCVHILMSLDEIDPSVAGYQHSKTQGGFWTEAGLSSSDGPRKRTKEGGDRKGNYFTGPQLKKKPNRHYEEGNGTPSNGAKKQQNNQGKGKPRGGGGGDGAAAAAAAGSSKYKGKQNKDGGNRRKPNDSEVGENGGGGGEGSSRQEGAGGRRDKKQPGQGRKDKQGGVERMETSDDTPPASKPSGKDDNAGGDAQ; from the exons ATGATGCACTACAAGAAGGGCAAGAACGTGGAGGAGGAACTGTCGCAGGAGCAGATTCCGATCGAGGTGCTGCCGGCGAACTTTCTATGGATGCACGTGAAGGGTGGGTCGGAGGTGAAGAATCTGGTCGACTATGCGAAGAAAGCGCTGGAGGAGGGAACACACCGGTCGGTCGTGTGGAGCGGCTCCGATGGTGGCGTCGGCAAGACGATAAGCTGTGCGGAAATCATGAAGCGACACTTTGAGCTGCACCAGGTGACCCGCATCTGCTACAGGAA AGTGGAAGAGTTTTGGGACCCACAGCAGGAAGGGCTGGAGCAAATCGTAGCCAAGCGCAACATACCCTGCGTGCACATTCTAATGTCGCTGGATGAGATTGACCCGTCGGTGGCGGGCTATCAGCACAGCAAGACACAGGGCGGTTTCTGGACCGAGGCGGGTCTAAGCTCGTCCGACGGTCCGCGCAAGCGGACCAAAGAGGGAGGCGATAGGAAGGGCAACTACTTCACGGGACCTCAGCTGAAGAAAAAACCCAACCGACACTATGAGGAAGGAAATGGCACGCCCAGCAATGGAGCGAAAAAGCAACAGAACAATCAAGGCAAAGGGAAACCGcgcggtggcggtggaggagacggcgctgctgctgctgctgctgcgggaaGCTCAAAGTACAAGGGTAAGCAGAACAAGGATGGCGGCAATCGCCGAAAGCCAAACGATTCCGAGGTGGGAGaaaatggtggtggtggaggggaGGGATCGTCCCGGCAGGAGGGTGCTGGTGGACGAAGGGATAAAAAGCAACCCGGACAAGGGCGCAAGGATAAGCAAGGCGGTGTCGAGCGAATGGAAACGAGCGATGATACACCGCCGGCGAGCAAACCAAGCGGGAAGGATGATAACGCCGGTGGAGATGCTCAGTAA
- the LOC1269863 gene encoding MOB kinase activator-like 4 has product MKMADGSTILRRNRPGTKAKDFSNWADEVFEEMDSTLAVQQYIQQMIKKDPSNVDQILTMPDGQDEGVWKYEHLRQFCMELNGLAVRLQTQCFPATCTQMTATEQWIFLCAAHKTPKECPAIDYTRHTLDGAACLLNSNKYFPSRVSIKDSSVAKLGSVCRRVYRIFSHAYFHHRRIFNEFEEETSLCLRFTNFVTKYTLMSKENLIVPIPECELTPGESEA; this is encoded by the exons ATGAAGATGGCTGACGGTTCCACAATTTTGCGACGAAACAGACCCGGAACAAAGGCAAAG GACTTTTCCAACTGGGCCGATGAAGTGTTCGAGGAGATGGACAGCACGCTTGCCGTGCAGCAGTACATCCAGCAGATGATCAAGAAGGACCCCTCGAATGTGGACCAAATTCTTACCATGCCCGACGGGCAGGACGAGGGTGTGTGGAAGTACGAACACCTGAG ACAATTTTGTATGGAATTGAACGGGCTGGCGGTGCGACTCCAGACGCAGTGTTTTCCTGCCACCTGCACCCAGATGACTGCGACGGAGCAGTGGATATTTCTGTGTGCAGCACACAAAACGCCCAAAGAGTGTCCGGCGATCGATTACACGCGGCACACGCTCGACGGTGCTGCATGCTTGTTGAATAGTAATAAGTATTTTCCCAGCAG GGTCTCGATCAAAGATTCGTCAGTAGCAAAGCTAGGCTCGGTGTGTCGCCGGGTGTATAGAATTTTCTCGCACGCCTACTTCCACCATCGGCGAATATTCAACGAGTTCGAGGAGGAGACATCGCTCTGTCTAAGGTTTACCAACTTCGTCACGAAGTACACGCTCATGTCGAAGGAGAATCTGATCGTTCCCATTCCGGAATGTGAGCTTACGCCCGGCGAAAGTGAAGCCTAA